One region of Labrus bergylta chromosome 23, fLabBer1.1, whole genome shotgun sequence genomic DNA includes:
- the tfec gene encoding transcription factor EC isoform X1: MFQSCSGQDNQWVISQRNDEHGFYDSGPHPHSWPQFCSPRPSGTIHYSRFQCPFGGRYTGAQVPDWFQSENTWKVHSHLENSKFHLHQSQNQQVKQYLTLGSKLASSAGQGHSVQHPHTPGQALASVPIMRNGHMPSVSDGSNPNSPVTLLTMANHDSEFPMDEVIDDLISLESGFNDGGLDCMEPNIIMQGNVSLSGSMLDIYGGEPEHDTRVMAKERQKKDNHNLIERRRRYNINYRIKELGTLIPKSNDPDMRWNKGTILKASVEYIKWLQKEQQHARELESRQKKLEQANRRLLLRIQELEIQARAHGLPNMATALGTVELSSHLLKQQQQQQQQQQSSPQPQQPIQPPLYQEDPNSDYLQRIASVAGVHSIPSAAGPQDHIPGADGCTTFSDPLSHFTDFFSATLKEEHRLDEILMDDPLSPFGTDPLLSAGSPGEASKDSSRRSSFSSAEDDDL, from the exons ATGTTCCAGTCGTGCTCCGGCCAAGACAACCAGTGGGTCATTAGTCAGAGAAATGACGAACATGGATTTTATGATTCTGGACCACATCCGCATAGCTGGCCTCAGTTCTGCTCCCCACGACCCAGTGGCACCATCCATTATTCTCGCTTTCAGTGTCCCTTTGGTGGACGCTACACCGGAGCACAAGTCCCTGATTGGTTCCAATCCGAAAACACATGGAAG gtACACAGCCACCTGGAGAACTCCAAGTTCCACCTCCACCAGAGCCAGAACCAGCAGGTCAAACAGTACCTGACACTGGGCTCAAAGCTGGCCTCGTCTGCCGGGCAGGGCCACAGTGTGCAGCATCCACACACACCGGGCCAGGCGCTGGCCAGCGTTCCCATCATGAGGAATGGACACATGCCCTCGGTCAGCGACGGCAGCAACCCAAACAGCCCCGTTACCCTGCTCACTATGGCCAACCATGACAGCGAG tttcCAATGGATGAAGTTATTGATGATCTTATTAGTCTTGAATCCGGTTTCAATGATGGAGGCTTGGATTGCATGGAGCCTAACATCATAATGCAAGGGAAT GTATCCCTCAGCGGCAGCATGCTGGACATCTATGGGGGTGAACCAG aACATGACACGAGAGTAATGgccaaagagagacagaaaaaggacAACCATAATCTAA TTGAAAGACGGAGAAGATACAACATCAACTACAGGATCAAGGAGTTGGGGACACTTATACCAAAGTCCAATGACCC AGACATGCGCTGGAACAAAGGCACCATCCTGAAGGCCTCGGTGGAGTACATAAAGTGGCTGCAGAAGGAGCAGCAGCACGCTCGGGAGCTGGAGAGCCGGCagaagaagctggagcaggCGAACAGAAGGCTGCTGCTGAGGATCCAG gAACTTGAGATCCAGGCGCGAGCACACGGCCTCCCCAACATGGCTACAGCTTTAGGGACAGTTGAACTTTCCTCACACCtcctcaaacaacaacaacaacaacagcagcagcagcagtcatcCCCTCAGCCCCAACAACCCATACAGCCGCCCCTCTACCAGGAGGACCCCAACAGCGACTACCTCCAGAGGATAGCCTCTGTAGCGGGCGTTCATTCCATCCCTAGTGCAGCCGGGCCGCAGGATCACATCCCCGGTGCAGATGGTTGCACCACGTTCTCCGACCCGCTGTCCCACTTCACAGACTTCTTCAGCGCCACACTTAAGGAGGAGCACCGGCTGGACGAGATCCTGATGGACGACCCGCTGTCGCCTTTTGGCACAGACCCGCTTCTCTCGGCTGGTTCGCCTGGAGAAGCTTCCAAAGACAGCAGCCGCAGGAGCAGCTTTAGCTCAGCGGAGGATGACGACCTATAA
- the tfec gene encoding transcription factor EC isoform X3 encodes MSRCCVVKVITLTEIQLLQVHSHLENSKFHLHQSQNQQVKQYLTLGSKLASSAGQGHSVQHPHTPGQALASVPIMRNGHMPSVSDGSNPNSPVTLLTMANHDSEFPMDEVIDDLISLESGFNDGGLDCMEPNIIMQGNVSLSGSMLDIYGGEPEHDTRVMAKERQKKDNHNLIERRRRYNINYRIKELGTLIPKSNDPDMRWNKGTILKASVEYIKWLQKEQQHARELESRQKKLEQANRRLLLRIQELEIQARAHGLPNMATALGTVELSSHLLKQQQQQQQQQQSSPQPQQPIQPPLYQEDPNSDYLQRIASVAGVHSIPSAAGPQDHIPGADGCTTFSDPLSHFTDFFSATLKEEHRLDEILMDDPLSPFGTDPLLSAGSPGEASKDSSRRSSFSSAEDDDL; translated from the exons ATGAGTCGATGTTGTGTGGTCAAAGTGATCACCTTGACAGAGATCCAGCTTCTAcag gtACACAGCCACCTGGAGAACTCCAAGTTCCACCTCCACCAGAGCCAGAACCAGCAGGTCAAACAGTACCTGACACTGGGCTCAAAGCTGGCCTCGTCTGCCGGGCAGGGCCACAGTGTGCAGCATCCACACACACCGGGCCAGGCGCTGGCCAGCGTTCCCATCATGAGGAATGGACACATGCCCTCGGTCAGCGACGGCAGCAACCCAAACAGCCCCGTTACCCTGCTCACTATGGCCAACCATGACAGCGAG tttcCAATGGATGAAGTTATTGATGATCTTATTAGTCTTGAATCCGGTTTCAATGATGGAGGCTTGGATTGCATGGAGCCTAACATCATAATGCAAGGGAAT GTATCCCTCAGCGGCAGCATGCTGGACATCTATGGGGGTGAACCAG aACATGACACGAGAGTAATGgccaaagagagacagaaaaaggacAACCATAATCTAA TTGAAAGACGGAGAAGATACAACATCAACTACAGGATCAAGGAGTTGGGGACACTTATACCAAAGTCCAATGACCC AGACATGCGCTGGAACAAAGGCACCATCCTGAAGGCCTCGGTGGAGTACATAAAGTGGCTGCAGAAGGAGCAGCAGCACGCTCGGGAGCTGGAGAGCCGGCagaagaagctggagcaggCGAACAGAAGGCTGCTGCTGAGGATCCAG gAACTTGAGATCCAGGCGCGAGCACACGGCCTCCCCAACATGGCTACAGCTTTAGGGACAGTTGAACTTTCCTCACACCtcctcaaacaacaacaacaacaacagcagcagcagcagtcatcCCCTCAGCCCCAACAACCCATACAGCCGCCCCTCTACCAGGAGGACCCCAACAGCGACTACCTCCAGAGGATAGCCTCTGTAGCGGGCGTTCATTCCATCCCTAGTGCAGCCGGGCCGCAGGATCACATCCCCGGTGCAGATGGTTGCACCACGTTCTCCGACCCGCTGTCCCACTTCACAGACTTCTTCAGCGCCACACTTAAGGAGGAGCACCGGCTGGACGAGATCCTGATGGACGACCCGCTGTCGCCTTTTGGCACAGACCCGCTTCTCTCGGCTGGTTCGCCTGGAGAAGCTTCCAAAGACAGCAGCCGCAGGAGCAGCTTTAGCTCAGCGGAGGATGACGACCTATAA
- the tfec gene encoding transcription factor EC isoform X4 — protein MRNGHMPSVSDGSNPNSPVTLLTMANHDSEFPMDEVIDDLISLESGFNDGGLDCMEPNIIMQGNVSLSGSMLDIYGGEPEHDTRVMAKERQKKDNHNLIERRRRYNINYRIKELGTLIPKSNDPDMRWNKGTILKASVEYIKWLQKEQQHARELESRQKKLEQANRRLLLRIQELEIQARAHGLPNMATALGTVELSSHLLKQQQQQQQQQQSSPQPQQPIQPPLYQEDPNSDYLQRIASVAGVHSIPSAAGPQDHIPGADGCTTFSDPLSHFTDFFSATLKEEHRLDEILMDDPLSPFGTDPLLSAGSPGEASKDSSRRSSFSSAEDDDL, from the exons ATGAGGAATGGACACATGCCCTCGGTCAGCGACGGCAGCAACCCAAACAGCCCCGTTACCCTGCTCACTATGGCCAACCATGACAGCGAG tttcCAATGGATGAAGTTATTGATGATCTTATTAGTCTTGAATCCGGTTTCAATGATGGAGGCTTGGATTGCATGGAGCCTAACATCATAATGCAAGGGAAT GTATCCCTCAGCGGCAGCATGCTGGACATCTATGGGGGTGAACCAG aACATGACACGAGAGTAATGgccaaagagagacagaaaaaggacAACCATAATCTAA TTGAAAGACGGAGAAGATACAACATCAACTACAGGATCAAGGAGTTGGGGACACTTATACCAAAGTCCAATGACCC AGACATGCGCTGGAACAAAGGCACCATCCTGAAGGCCTCGGTGGAGTACATAAAGTGGCTGCAGAAGGAGCAGCAGCACGCTCGGGAGCTGGAGAGCCGGCagaagaagctggagcaggCGAACAGAAGGCTGCTGCTGAGGATCCAG gAACTTGAGATCCAGGCGCGAGCACACGGCCTCCCCAACATGGCTACAGCTTTAGGGACAGTTGAACTTTCCTCACACCtcctcaaacaacaacaacaacaacagcagcagcagcagtcatcCCCTCAGCCCCAACAACCCATACAGCCGCCCCTCTACCAGGAGGACCCCAACAGCGACTACCTCCAGAGGATAGCCTCTGTAGCGGGCGTTCATTCCATCCCTAGTGCAGCCGGGCCGCAGGATCACATCCCCGGTGCAGATGGTTGCACCACGTTCTCCGACCCGCTGTCCCACTTCACAGACTTCTTCAGCGCCACACTTAAGGAGGAGCACCGGCTGGACGAGATCCTGATGGACGACCCGCTGTCGCCTTTTGGCACAGACCCGCTTCTCTCGGCTGGTTCGCCTGGAGAAGCTTCCAAAGACAGCAGCCGCAGGAGCAGCTTTAGCTCAGCGGAGGATGACGACCTATAA
- the tfec gene encoding transcription factor EC isoform X2 translates to MPHLTDCSYFTMRDATRASNVHSHLENSKFHLHQSQNQQVKQYLTLGSKLASSAGQGHSVQHPHTPGQALASVPIMRNGHMPSVSDGSNPNSPVTLLTMANHDSEFPMDEVIDDLISLESGFNDGGLDCMEPNIIMQGNVSLSGSMLDIYGGEPEHDTRVMAKERQKKDNHNLIERRRRYNINYRIKELGTLIPKSNDPDMRWNKGTILKASVEYIKWLQKEQQHARELESRQKKLEQANRRLLLRIQELEIQARAHGLPNMATALGTVELSSHLLKQQQQQQQQQQSSPQPQQPIQPPLYQEDPNSDYLQRIASVAGVHSIPSAAGPQDHIPGADGCTTFSDPLSHFTDFFSATLKEEHRLDEILMDDPLSPFGTDPLLSAGSPGEASKDSSRRSSFSSAEDDDL, encoded by the exons ATGCCACACTTAACTGACTGCAGTTACTTCACGATGCGGGACGCAACAAGAGCTTCAAAT gtACACAGCCACCTGGAGAACTCCAAGTTCCACCTCCACCAGAGCCAGAACCAGCAGGTCAAACAGTACCTGACACTGGGCTCAAAGCTGGCCTCGTCTGCCGGGCAGGGCCACAGTGTGCAGCATCCACACACACCGGGCCAGGCGCTGGCCAGCGTTCCCATCATGAGGAATGGACACATGCCCTCGGTCAGCGACGGCAGCAACCCAAACAGCCCCGTTACCCTGCTCACTATGGCCAACCATGACAGCGAG tttcCAATGGATGAAGTTATTGATGATCTTATTAGTCTTGAATCCGGTTTCAATGATGGAGGCTTGGATTGCATGGAGCCTAACATCATAATGCAAGGGAAT GTATCCCTCAGCGGCAGCATGCTGGACATCTATGGGGGTGAACCAG aACATGACACGAGAGTAATGgccaaagagagacagaaaaaggacAACCATAATCTAA TTGAAAGACGGAGAAGATACAACATCAACTACAGGATCAAGGAGTTGGGGACACTTATACCAAAGTCCAATGACCC AGACATGCGCTGGAACAAAGGCACCATCCTGAAGGCCTCGGTGGAGTACATAAAGTGGCTGCAGAAGGAGCAGCAGCACGCTCGGGAGCTGGAGAGCCGGCagaagaagctggagcaggCGAACAGAAGGCTGCTGCTGAGGATCCAG gAACTTGAGATCCAGGCGCGAGCACACGGCCTCCCCAACATGGCTACAGCTTTAGGGACAGTTGAACTTTCCTCACACCtcctcaaacaacaacaacaacaacagcagcagcagcagtcatcCCCTCAGCCCCAACAACCCATACAGCCGCCCCTCTACCAGGAGGACCCCAACAGCGACTACCTCCAGAGGATAGCCTCTGTAGCGGGCGTTCATTCCATCCCTAGTGCAGCCGGGCCGCAGGATCACATCCCCGGTGCAGATGGTTGCACCACGTTCTCCGACCCGCTGTCCCACTTCACAGACTTCTTCAGCGCCACACTTAAGGAGGAGCACCGGCTGGACGAGATCCTGATGGACGACCCGCTGTCGCCTTTTGGCACAGACCCGCTTCTCTCGGCTGGTTCGCCTGGAGAAGCTTCCAAAGACAGCAGCCGCAGGAGCAGCTTTAGCTCAGCGGAGGATGACGACCTATAA